A single window of Vibrio alfacsensis DNA harbors:
- a CDS encoding iron-sulfur cluster assembly scaffold protein, with amino-acid sequence MQYSHEIQSMYPIQRGDLHASAPIPVEGAMINPKDVIAISGLSHGVGACAPQQGAAKLTLNVKNGIIEEALIETIGCSGMTQSAAMAAEILTGKTILEALNTDLVCDAINVAMREIFLQFVYGRTQSAFSEGGLEIGAALEDLGQTQRSQVGTSYSTKAKGVRYMELAEGYVTKLALDENKEVIGYQYLNLGKMMKAINEGVSAAEAADKATGTYGRFDEAVTTINPRQQ; translated from the coding sequence ATGCAATACTCACACGAAATTCAATCAATGTACCCGATTCAACGCGGCGATCTTCATGCATCTGCACCGATCCCTGTTGAAGGCGCAATGATCAATCCAAAAGACGTTATCGCTATTTCTGGTCTTAGCCACGGCGTTGGTGCTTGTGCTCCTCAACAAGGCGCAGCAAAACTGACCCTTAACGTTAAAAACGGCATCATCGAAGAAGCTCTGATCGAAACAATCGGCTGTTCTGGTATGACTCAATCAGCCGCGATGGCCGCAGAAATCCTAACCGGCAAAACCATTCTTGAAGCACTCAACACTGACTTAGTGTGTGATGCTATCAACGTCGCAATGCGCGAAATCTTCCTTCAATTTGTTTACGGTCGTACTCAATCTGCTTTCTCTGAAGGCGGCTTGGAAATTGGTGCGGCACTGGAAGATCTTGGTCAAACTCAACGCAGCCAAGTGGGTACTAGCTACTCAACCAAAGCAAAAGGCGTGCGTTACATGGAGTTGGCCGAAGGCTACGTAACCAAACTCGCGTTAGACGAAAACAAAGAAGTGATTGGTTACCAATATCTCAACCTCGGCAAGATGATGAAAGCCATCAACGAAGGCGTATCTGCTGCAGAAGCCGCAGACAAAGCAACGGGAACTTACGGTCGTTTTGACGAAGCCGTAACGACCATCAACCCACGCCAACAATAA
- a CDS encoding YebG family protein — protein sequence MAVIVKYVVERNGEEKMTFTSKAEADAYDKMLDMADELFALLGKSDVLEDESKQEDLAMFLAQNKEEVLYALGAKRRPTPKKAKKLEAVEENSEQEDAA from the coding sequence ATGGCTGTAATCGTCAAGTACGTGGTAGAACGCAATGGAGAAGAGAAAATGACTTTTACCTCTAAAGCGGAAGCTGACGCATACGATAAGATGCTGGATATGGCGGACGAATTGTTCGCTCTGCTAGGTAAAAGTGATGTTCTAGAAGACGAAAGCAAGCAAGAAGATCTTGCTATGTTCCTTGCGCAAAACAAAGAAGAAGTGCTTTACGCTCTAGGCGCAAAACGTCGCCCTACCCCAAAGAAAGCGAAAAAGCTTGAAGCTGTTGAAGAAAATAGCGAACAAGAAGACGCTGCATAA
- a CDS encoding LysR substrate-binding domain-containing protein translates to MASHISLKQLKVFTTITQHKTLTAASESLFLSKAAVSMALSELEKQIGHHLFDRVNNRLILNQEGHKLLPLADELLSRANDIETIFDGDLTLSGELRIGASDTIGNQVAPYLISDFRHQTHHQQQSLFISNSAQICDMLTDYELDIALIEGKTLHPELHSTQFSEDEMCVICAPDSPYANKGINGLASLENSDWILREAGSGSREFFMRVIAPRIEHWHEAFQLNTTEALINSVSAGLGLGCLSRLSADHAIQDGRVKMVEMPLDMKRRFWILVHKEKYQSPLLRTFIEFCRDWERPENPHLKND, encoded by the coding sequence ATGGCCAGTCATATTTCTCTTAAACAGCTTAAAGTTTTCACCACCATTACCCAGCATAAGACGCTCACAGCAGCGTCTGAAAGCCTGTTCCTTTCTAAAGCCGCGGTAAGCATGGCGCTGTCTGAATTGGAGAAACAAATTGGTCATCATCTGTTTGACCGAGTGAATAACCGCCTGATCCTAAACCAAGAAGGACATAAGCTCTTACCCCTTGCCGATGAGTTACTTAGCCGCGCAAACGATATTGAGACAATCTTCGATGGGGATTTAACCTTATCCGGAGAATTGCGTATCGGGGCTAGCGATACCATCGGCAACCAAGTCGCACCTTATTTGATCAGTGACTTTAGACATCAAACCCACCACCAGCAGCAAAGTTTGTTTATCTCCAACTCAGCACAAATCTGCGACATGCTGACAGATTACGAACTCGACATTGCACTCATTGAGGGAAAGACGCTCCATCCTGAACTGCATTCAACTCAATTTAGTGAAGATGAGATGTGCGTCATCTGTGCGCCCGATTCCCCCTATGCGAACAAAGGAATAAATGGACTTGCTAGCTTAGAGAATAGTGACTGGATTTTACGTGAAGCAGGCTCGGGCTCTCGAGAGTTTTTCATGCGTGTCATTGCACCGCGCATTGAGCATTGGCACGAAGCTTTCCAACTCAATACCACTGAAGCATTGATCAACTCTGTATCTGCAGGGCTAGGACTTGGCTGTTTATCTCGTCTATCAGCGGATCACGCTATTCAAGATGGTCGGGTTAAGATGGTTGAAATGCCGTTAGACATGAAGCGTCGATTTTGGATTCTAGTGCATAAAGAGAAATACCAAAGCCCACTGCTACGCACGTTCATTGAGTTCTGCCGAGATTGGGAGCGACCAGAGAACCCACACCTAAAAAATGACTAG
- a CDS encoding TDT family transporter: protein MIQRTKAKVMGAPTPMAGLALGIASLGWSWENFAELHGYGQWISAGIASVLLAILAIKFLFHNHLLRQDLAHPVVGSVVPTFAMGTMVVSASLGHFFPIAGNVLWLAAVALHIGFLVSFLYHRAKDFELHHMVPSWFVPPVGIIVADVSFSGNPALAPIAHGALVFGMVAYAVMLPIMIYRFMFTHEIPDAAKPTMAILAAPASLSLAGYLTVTATPSPVIIALLFGIAVLMTAIIYLAFFKLLRLPFSPGYAAFTFPMVIGATALFKTANWMEANGLAAQYVHQVRGLAGVELIVATVVVSYVAFQYVNNLLIKPRLVVAHHA from the coding sequence ATGATTCAAAGAACAAAAGCAAAAGTAATGGGAGCACCAACCCCAATGGCGGGTTTAGCGCTTGGTATTGCGAGCTTAGGCTGGAGTTGGGAAAACTTCGCTGAATTACATGGCTATGGACAGTGGATAAGCGCGGGTATTGCAAGTGTATTGCTCGCAATCTTGGCGATTAAATTTCTTTTTCACAATCATCTGTTGAGACAAGATCTCGCGCACCCAGTGGTCGGCAGTGTTGTTCCAACGTTTGCGATGGGCACCATGGTCGTATCCGCCTCTCTTGGACACTTTTTCCCAATTGCAGGTAACGTATTGTGGTTAGCCGCAGTAGCGCTGCACATTGGATTCCTTGTGAGCTTCTTGTACCACCGCGCGAAAGATTTTGAGCTTCACCACATGGTACCAAGCTGGTTTGTACCACCAGTGGGTATTATCGTTGCGGATGTATCGTTCTCTGGTAACCCAGCACTAGCACCGATTGCGCATGGTGCATTGGTGTTCGGTATGGTCGCTTACGCAGTGATGTTACCAATTATGATTTACCGTTTCATGTTTACCCATGAGATCCCAGATGCTGCGAAACCAACCATGGCAATTTTAGCGGCACCAGCGAGTCTATCGTTGGCTGGCTACTTAACCGTTACAGCAACCCCATCGCCAGTGATTATTGCTCTACTATTTGGTATCGCAGTATTGATGACAGCCATCATTTACTTGGCGTTCTTCAAATTGTTAAGACTGCCATTTAGTCCAGGTTACGCAGCGTTTACTTTCCCAATGGTGATTGGTGCGACGGCTCTATTTAAAACAGCGAATTGGATGGAGGCAAACGGCCTTGCTGCTCAATATGTTCATCAAGTTCGTGGTTTGGCGGGCGTAGAGCTTATCGTTGCAACAGTAGTAGTAAGTTATGTGGCATTTCAATACGTTAATAACTTGCTCATCAAACCTCGCTTGGTAGTGGCTCATCACGCTTAA
- the recC gene encoding exodeoxyribonuclease V subunit gamma — protein MFTVYHSNQVDVLKSLLVELIRINPLENPFEKEQILVQSPGMSQWLKMELAKEFGVAANLDFPLPATFIWDMFTQVLPDVPKRSAFNKESMTWKLMHLLPGLLHDDAFEPLARYLQDDNDNSKLYQLAEKIADIFDGYLVYRPEWIASWEAGQTVAELEDEHPWQPILWQALYDHTVTLGQSPYHRANLYEHFIDTLESLNGNFDHLPKRLFVFGISSLPPRYMDALKAIGEHIDVHLMFTNPCRYYWGEVRDRKFLARLAAKHRQHVVWQEDHSEVQGESEQLKGSLEENVIDELHTDVVGNSLLASMGKLGRDNMYLLSQLESHEIEAFVDVERDSLLHQLQADILNLEEHQDDQQIDSSQHKQVVSLGDKSLSLHSCHSPMREVEVLHDQLLAMFDADPTLKPRDIIVMVADINAYSPAIQAVFGNAPGERFIPYSISDRTADQESPILAAFMQLVNLPNTRCLASELLELLETPAILKRFDLSEDDFLQAKRWVEESGVRWGLDANTGCEFELPETRQNTWQFGIQRMLLGYAMPESAGLFEAQEGSLSPYNEVQGMGAELAGKLAHFIQQISQYRSKLSHVQSIDAWRETLVAMLDSFFSVELEGEMALKSIRDTLSQLKEQLTDAAFDDALSPSIVSQYLQNKLSGTRVSQRFLAGQVNFCTLMPMRSIPFRTVCLLGMNDGVYPRSMPPEGFDLMTGRTKPGDRSRRDDDRYLFLEAMLSAQQSLYISYVGRSIQDNTERVPSVLVSELMEYCHQNYCLDGDQDQPVDDSGDKLLNELVSVHAMVPFSPSAFQGSHSSYAKEWIPAALTQSSQSQGHARREFNRALDNYLLGATFPIELDLVELQRFWRLPVQYFFNRRLKVMFEPPLPVMEDDEPFVLGGLESYQMRDELLETLLETAITQPSAKADVLKHFMSEQRAQGKLPVGAFGDIEFETNRVQAEELVDKLAFLFGAPQDDLEIDLTFDVLGEGKNIRLTGWLTQCYQSGLIRYRSGKIRAQDYLAAWIDHLAMSASGHARKTHVIGYDRKEGAVHLVYPAMADAAQAKQLLAELVRLFFAGMTKPLPYFPKTALACVEAGFSRGHWVDDEEKSLKKMADAFNDGYMSPGEGNNVYISRIWPAWNDELAAEVRMLTALVLQGARLAAMDAEDNK, from the coding sequence TTGTTTACTGTCTATCACTCCAACCAGGTCGATGTTCTTAAGTCACTTCTTGTCGAACTGATTCGTATTAATCCACTAGAAAACCCATTTGAAAAAGAGCAAATTCTGGTGCAGAGCCCGGGTATGTCTCAGTGGTTAAAAATGGAATTGGCAAAAGAGTTTGGTGTTGCCGCGAACTTAGATTTTCCCCTGCCAGCGACGTTTATCTGGGATATGTTCACCCAAGTTTTGCCTGATGTACCAAAGCGAAGCGCATTCAATAAAGAGTCGATGACGTGGAAATTAATGCACTTGCTCCCAGGCTTACTACACGACGATGCATTCGAACCATTAGCTCGCTATCTTCAAGATGACAACGACAACTCTAAGTTGTATCAACTGGCCGAGAAAATCGCCGATATTTTCGATGGTTATTTGGTGTATCGCCCAGAATGGATTGCAAGCTGGGAAGCGGGACAAACCGTCGCTGAACTTGAAGATGAACACCCGTGGCAGCCGATTTTGTGGCAAGCACTGTACGATCATACTGTGACGTTAGGGCAATCACCTTATCATCGTGCCAATCTGTATGAACACTTTATTGATACGCTTGAGAGCTTAAACGGTAACTTCGACCATCTGCCGAAACGCCTTTTTGTGTTTGGCATTTCGTCATTGCCGCCACGCTACATGGATGCGCTAAAAGCCATTGGTGAACATATTGATGTGCATCTGATGTTTACCAACCCTTGTCGTTACTACTGGGGTGAAGTGCGTGACCGTAAATTCCTTGCGCGGTTAGCAGCAAAACATCGCCAGCACGTGGTGTGGCAAGAAGACCATTCTGAAGTACAAGGTGAGAGTGAGCAGCTAAAAGGGTCACTAGAAGAAAACGTGATTGATGAATTGCATACCGATGTGGTGGGCAATAGCCTATTGGCTTCGATGGGCAAGCTAGGGCGTGACAATATGTATTTGTTATCGCAACTAGAATCCCATGAGATTGAAGCCTTTGTGGATGTCGAGCGCGACAGTCTGCTCCATCAACTGCAAGCTGACATTCTTAATTTAGAAGAGCACCAAGACGACCAGCAAATCGACAGCAGTCAGCACAAACAAGTGGTGAGTTTGGGTGATAAATCGCTGAGCTTGCACTCTTGTCATAGCCCAATGCGAGAAGTGGAAGTGCTGCACGACCAGCTTTTGGCGATGTTCGATGCTGACCCAACACTGAAACCGCGCGACATTATTGTCATGGTGGCGGATATCAATGCCTACAGCCCTGCGATTCAAGCGGTATTCGGCAACGCCCCCGGTGAGCGATTTATTCCTTATTCGATCTCAGACCGAACGGCTGATCAAGAAAGCCCGATTTTGGCAGCGTTCATGCAATTAGTGAATTTACCTAATACGCGTTGCTTAGCATCTGAGCTATTAGAGCTGTTAGAAACGCCTGCTATTTTGAAGCGATTTGATCTCAGTGAAGATGACTTCTTACAAGCGAAACGTTGGGTGGAAGAGTCGGGTGTTCGCTGGGGATTAGATGCGAATACAGGCTGTGAATTTGAATTGCCAGAAACCCGCCAAAACACATGGCAATTTGGTATCCAGCGTATGTTATTAGGTTACGCAATGCCAGAATCTGCCGGTTTGTTTGAAGCGCAAGAAGGTAGCCTCTCGCCATACAACGAAGTGCAAGGTATGGGCGCAGAACTTGCCGGCAAGTTAGCCCATTTTATTCAACAAATTAGCCAGTATCGCAGCAAACTTTCCCATGTTCAGTCGATTGATGCGTGGCGTGAAACCTTGGTGGCGATGTTGGATAGCTTCTTCTCTGTTGAGCTAGAGGGGGAAATGGCGCTCAAGTCCATTCGAGATACCTTAAGCCAACTGAAAGAACAACTGACCGATGCGGCATTTGATGATGCCTTGTCACCTTCCATTGTTAGCCAGTATTTACAAAACAAGCTGTCAGGAACACGAGTCAGCCAGCGTTTCCTTGCTGGACAAGTGAATTTCTGTACTCTGATGCCGATGCGCTCGATCCCGTTTAGAACCGTGTGTCTGCTTGGTATGAACGATGGCGTTTACCCGCGTTCAATGCCACCTGAGGGTTTTGATTTAATGACGGGACGTACTAAACCGGGTGACCGTTCGCGTCGAGATGATGACCGCTACCTGTTCTTAGAAGCCATGCTGTCTGCGCAACAAAGTTTGTACATCAGTTACGTTGGACGTTCTATTCAAGATAACACCGAGCGTGTGCCGTCCGTGTTGGTGTCTGAGTTGATGGAATATTGCCATCAGAACTATTGCCTAGATGGCGATCAAGACCAGCCAGTCGATGATTCAGGCGATAAGCTACTCAACGAGTTAGTGAGTGTGCATGCCATGGTGCCATTCAGCCCAAGCGCATTCCAAGGTTCTCATTCAAGCTATGCTAAAGAGTGGATTCCAGCGGCGTTGACCCAAAGCAGTCAATCGCAAGGTCATGCACGACGTGAGTTTAACCGCGCATTGGATAATTACTTGCTTGGTGCGACTTTCCCCATTGAGTTGGATTTGGTTGAATTGCAACGTTTCTGGCGCTTGCCAGTGCAGTATTTCTTTAACCGCCGTTTGAAAGTGATGTTCGAGCCACCATTGCCTGTGATGGAAGATGATGAGCCATTCGTGTTAGGCGGTTTAGAAAGTTATCAAATGCGTGATGAACTACTAGAAACCTTGCTCGAAACCGCCATTACCCAACCGTCCGCAAAAGCAGATGTACTCAAGCACTTTATGAGTGAGCAACGCGCACAGGGCAAATTACCGGTTGGCGCATTTGGTGATATCGAGTTTGAAACCAACCGCGTGCAAGCGGAAGAGCTGGTGGATAAGTTGGCGTTCTTATTCGGCGCACCGCAAGACGATTTAGAAATCGACCTTACCTTTGATGTGCTTGGTGAAGGAAAAAACATCCGTCTAACCGGTTGGCTAACTCAATGCTATCAGTCCGGTTTGATTCGCTACCGCAGCGGTAAAATTCGTGCGCAGGATTACCTTGCTGCATGGATTGATCATCTTGCTATGTCTGCCTCTGGTCACGCTAGAAAGACCCACGTTATCGGTTATGACCGCAAGGAAGGCGCGGTGCATTTAGTTTACCCAGCAATGGCAGATGCTGCTCAAGCAAAACAACTTCTTGCTGAATTAGTACGTTTGTTTTTTGCAGGCATGACCAAACCATTGCCATACTTCCCGAAAACAGCACTGGCGTGTGTTGAGGCGGGCTTTAGTCGTGGCCACTGGGTTGATGACGAAGAGAAATCGCTGAAGAAAATGGCGGATGCATTCAATGATGGCTACATGAGTCCAGGCGAAGGAAATAACGTGTATATTTCGCGTATTTGGCCAGCTTGGAATGATGAGCTAGCGGCAGAAGTTCGCATGTTAACGGCGTTGGTGCTTCAAGGCGCAAGATTGGCGGCGATGGATGCTGAAGATAATAAATAA